The following are from one region of the Paenibacillus sp. JZ16 genome:
- a CDS encoding bifunctional transcriptional activator/DNA repair enzyme AdaA, producing the protein MISAANRQEYYQALLEKKSEYEGVFYVGVKTTGVFCRPTCPARKPKMENCEFYETAQEALLASFRPCKRCRPLSHPNQVSDLVRLLVEAVEENPEKRWTNQDFQKLSVDASTARRQFKKRFGMTFVEYARARRMGLALKQIREGHAVIDAQLSTGYESSSGFRDAFSRIMGVAPTRSGHHNILKASWIDTRLGPMMAIADEEALYLLEFVDRRGLEREVERLRQRTKSAIVPGYTAPIRSIELELGAYFDGKLSEFKTPLFLLGSPFQKEVWDQLLQIPPGQTSSYGEIAATMGRPTAYRAVAQANGANQLAIVIPCHRVINTSGELGGYGGGLSRKQWLLHHEKSMSNATIHE; encoded by the coding sequence GATATCGGCTGCGAATCGACAGGAGTATTACCAGGCATTGCTGGAAAAGAAATCGGAGTACGAGGGCGTTTTTTATGTTGGCGTGAAAACAACGGGGGTATTCTGCCGCCCGACATGCCCAGCCCGGAAACCGAAGATGGAAAATTGCGAATTTTACGAGACGGCTCAAGAAGCGCTGCTTGCTTCCTTCAGACCCTGTAAACGATGCCGTCCGCTATCACATCCCAATCAGGTGTCCGACCTGGTCCGGCTGCTCGTTGAGGCGGTGGAAGAAAACCCGGAAAAAAGATGGACCAACCAGGACTTTCAGAAGCTGTCCGTGGATGCTTCGACCGCAAGGCGCCAATTCAAAAAGCGGTTCGGAATGACCTTCGTTGAATATGCACGGGCCCGGCGGATGGGACTTGCCCTGAAGCAGATAAGGGAGGGGCACGCCGTCATCGATGCGCAGCTGTCGACCGGCTACGAGTCCAGCAGCGGATTCAGGGATGCCTTTTCGCGGATTATGGGGGTAGCGCCTACCCGATCGGGGCACCATAACATCTTAAAAGCTTCATGGATCGATACGCGTCTCGGACCGATGATGGCCATCGCGGATGAGGAGGCGTTGTATCTGCTCGAATTTGTAGACCGCCGGGGCTTGGAGCGTGAGGTTGAGCGTCTTCGGCAGAGAACTAAGTCGGCAATCGTTCCAGGTTACACAGCACCGATTCGTTCGATCGAGCTTGAGCTCGGCGCGTATTTTGACGGGAAATTATCGGAATTCAAGACGCCCTTGTTCCTGTTAGGATCGCCATTTCAAAAAGAAGTATGGGACCAGTTACTGCAGATTCCACCCGGACAAACGTCTTCGTATGGCGAGATCGCAGCAACCATGGGAAGGCCCACCGCTTATCGTGCCGTTGCCCAAGCGAATGGCGCCAACCAGCTCGCGATTGTCATTCCATGCCACCGAGTGATCAATACGAGCGGCGAATTGGGCGGATACGGCGGAGGATTGTCTCGCAAGCAGTGGCTGCTCCATCATGAGAAATCGATGAGCAATGCGACTATACATGAATAG
- a CDS encoding AraC family transcriptional regulator: MNYLLIFLLGVVTIMEARLLICDYSYHFQQFSNSHRGGLTTYLFRLQTEGSCEIYCNGIEHHVQAGDLLLLKPGDEYELRVKEDGEDGRVSSGDYFIFCDGSWIDNWWNRIPRPVVSHVGLDDYLLGLWRQMLLEKRRGLEGEIGELTDYLLRSLCLCLDRAITEIKPTDRLAFTALRLKRFVEEHATLTFKLEEAASHVGLSLSRAVKLFKEYYGKTMIQYALEIRLNAAVERIKYSTMTLEEIAETCGFASYSYFHRVFRANYGVSPVKFRETATVPARPGQEKSPR, from the coding sequence ATGAACTATCTGCTTATATTTTTACTGGGGGTTGTTACCATTATGGAAGCAAGGCTGCTCATCTGCGACTATTCCTATCACTTTCAGCAATTCAGCAACAGCCATCGGGGCGGCTTGACAACCTATCTGTTCCGACTCCAAACCGAAGGCTCCTGCGAAATCTACTGCAACGGCATCGAGCACCACGTGCAGGCAGGCGACCTGCTGCTGCTGAAGCCCGGAGATGAATACGAGCTGCGGGTAAAGGAAGACGGCGAGGATGGCCGCGTGTCCAGCGGGGATTATTTTATATTCTGCGATGGCTCCTGGATTGATAATTGGTGGAACCGCATCCCCCGCCCTGTCGTCAGTCATGTCGGGCTCGACGATTATTTACTGGGTCTGTGGAGACAAATGCTGCTGGAGAAGCGGCGCGGCCTGGAAGGGGAAATCGGGGAACTGACCGACTACCTGCTGCGCAGTCTCTGCCTCTGCCTGGACCGCGCCATTACCGAGATCAAGCCGACCGATCGCCTTGCCTTCACTGCCCTGCGGCTGAAGCGATTCGTGGAGGAGCATGCCACCCTTACCTTCAAGCTGGAGGAGGCCGCTTCCCATGTCGGGCTAAGCTTATCCCGGGCGGTTAAGCTGTTTAAGGAGTATTACGGAAAAACCATGATCCAGTACGCCCTCGAGATCAGGCTGAACGCAGCCGTCGAGCGCATCAAATACAGCACGATGACACTGGAGGAAATCGCGGAAACCTGCGGCTTCGCCAGCTACTCCTACTTTCACCGGGTATTTCGGGCCAACTATGGCGTATCCCCGGTCAAATTCCGGGAGACCGCAACGGTGCCGGCAAGGCCGGGGCAGGAGAAAAGCCCACGCTGA
- a CDS encoding MFS transporter has product MNLSKNKSYVFFWLASTISYFGTYITTLALQVLVVVDLEGSTVDVGWINSSRWLPYVLLGLVAGVIIDRVSRRNILVLTDLGRGILLVAICLLALFDGINVGILMIIMILFGAMSLFNDAASQSIVPQLVSRRLLLSAYARLEQSAAVAETSGPAAAGLLVSIVTAPFAILVNAASYLFSGLVMAFIKHQPIPEKASNERILELIKEGLRWVYRHPFLSTLALNTHAWFLFNSMLGTVLVTYALTELGFHASTLGLVMTSAGIGAVIGTTLSTRVSKRFGIGRSITFARLLYAPAVLFMVLAPPTDNGDLLIQTFLLIGFGQLFYGLALGIEGPIEMGYRQTITPAHLHGRMNATMRSINRSMIVIGAPLGGFIADVFGFRTALGVVITGLAVVGIWFVFSPMRAARMDDTTDVSN; this is encoded by the coding sequence ATGAATCTTTCCAAGAATAAGAGTTACGTATTTTTCTGGTTAGCTTCCACCATTTCATATTTTGGCACGTATATTACCACACTCGCTCTCCAAGTACTGGTGGTGGTTGATCTGGAAGGCAGCACCGTTGATGTGGGCTGGATCAATTCCTCGAGGTGGCTGCCCTATGTGCTGCTGGGATTGGTGGCGGGAGTGATTATTGATCGCGTCAGTCGTCGGAACATCCTGGTACTGACCGATCTGGGGCGGGGGATCTTGCTCGTAGCGATATGCCTACTGGCATTGTTCGATGGAATCAATGTGGGCATTCTGATGATCATCATGATACTCTTCGGGGCGATGTCGTTATTCAATGATGCTGCATCTCAATCTATTGTGCCCCAACTCGTGTCGAGAAGGTTGTTATTGTCCGCTTATGCGCGGTTGGAGCAAAGCGCAGCCGTTGCGGAAACCAGCGGCCCCGCAGCTGCCGGTTTATTAGTCTCTATCGTTACGGCTCCGTTTGCAATCTTGGTTAACGCAGCTTCGTATCTGTTTTCAGGGCTGGTTATGGCTTTTATTAAACATCAGCCCATACCGGAAAAGGCCTCGAATGAACGCATACTTGAATTGATAAAGGAAGGATTGCGCTGGGTCTACCGGCATCCGTTTCTCAGCACGCTGGCACTCAATACCCATGCGTGGTTTCTATTTAACAGTATGCTGGGGACGGTGCTGGTAACGTACGCTCTCACCGAATTAGGGTTTCATGCGTCAACCCTGGGACTTGTCATGACATCAGCAGGGATTGGCGCTGTTATAGGCACGACGTTATCAACCCGGGTCAGCAAGCGATTTGGAATTGGACGCAGCATCACGTTTGCTCGACTTTTGTATGCACCTGCGGTCCTGTTCATGGTTCTGGCACCACCCACTGACAACGGTGATCTGTTGATTCAGACCTTCCTCTTGATCGGATTTGGGCAACTGTTTTATGGTTTAGCATTAGGTATTGAGGGTCCGATTGAGATGGGTTACCGGCAGACGATCACACCTGCACACTTGCATGGGCGTATGAATGCCACCATGAGGTCTATCAACCGCAGTATGATCGTTATTGGAGCGCCTCTGGGTGGCTTCATCGCTGATGTATTTGGATTTCGCACAGCATTAGGCGTTGTTATCACCGGACTGGCTGTAGTCGGAATTTGGTTCGTGTTCTCACCGATGCGGGCTGCCCGGATGGATGATACGACAGATGTGAGTAATTAG
- a CDS encoding sugar phosphate isomerase/epimerase family protein: MRRMNIGLQMYTLRDETAQDFRGTLRKVAELGYEGVEFAGYGDIPAEEMKTLLQELGLKAIGSHVGLHLLRADLQKEIDYLKTIGAKYMMCPYVAEEDRKDAEDWKNLFSFLEEVGAEARKQGLIFGYHNHAFEFEAEVDDQFVFDAMYSATTPEAVQVEMDVCWVQFAGQDPLAYIPKYAGRLPLLHLKDFSKDAEGNMKTLELSQGSVNLPGVIQAASDAGTEWLIVEQDVCQNPPLQSVENSMNWLKQNYLNQF, encoded by the coding sequence ATGAGAAGAATGAACATTGGTTTGCAAATGTATACGCTGCGCGATGAAACGGCACAGGATTTCCGCGGTACGCTCCGCAAAGTCGCTGAATTGGGTTATGAAGGCGTGGAATTCGCAGGTTATGGAGACATTCCGGCCGAGGAAATGAAAACGCTTCTTCAAGAGCTTGGCCTGAAAGCAATCGGCAGTCACGTGGGCCTGCATCTGCTTCGCGCAGATCTGCAGAAGGAAATTGATTACCTGAAAACCATTGGCGCTAAATATATGATGTGTCCATATGTGGCCGAAGAAGATCGTAAAGATGCCGAGGATTGGAAGAACCTCTTCTCCTTCCTTGAGGAAGTAGGGGCTGAAGCCCGCAAGCAGGGACTGATCTTTGGATACCATAACCATGCATTCGAGTTCGAAGCCGAGGTTGATGACCAGTTCGTCTTTGATGCAATGTATTCCGCAACGACGCCGGAAGCCGTGCAAGTGGAGATGGACGTATGCTGGGTACAATTCGCCGGACAAGATCCGCTTGCCTATATTCCGAAATACGCAGGACGTCTTCCGCTGCTTCACCTGAAAGATTTCAGCAAGGATGCGGAAGGCAACATGAAAACGCTGGAACTGAGCCAAGGCTCGGTTAACCTGCCGGGCGTCATTCAGGCTGCATCCGATGCAGGTACGGAATGGCTGATCGTCGAGCAGGACGTATGTCAGAATCCGCCGCTGCAAAGCGTGGAGAACAGCATGAACTGGCTGAAGCAGAACTACCTGAACCAATTTTAA
- a CDS encoding arylamine N-acetyltransferase produces the protein MNIVQNQGQLPQWANNYLQYIQVPIREASLEYLTEICTAHHQRVPFENITTLLQYREYHQKGRLEQDEKRFVDQLWQLNAGGTCYMINSSLHQLLNQLGFETRYALLGGGHVGLLVRIPGEQEEVYVDCGNSAPFFEPVRLESDPEQVSQYAGIEVRLRPGDEPGTYTYYRYADGRLITELVWSFDTRVTYQFDDFQPAIASYFQPNDLFTSSLRCQLWQLDQQRSLSLVDNVLSIRYANGKVEKRILSDLSELREVIDHEFHLPKLPVEDAVKILQELGFDIFKGSAMTNSLE, from the coding sequence GTGAACATTGTGCAGAATCAAGGACAACTGCCTCAGTGGGCAAACAACTATTTGCAATATATTCAAGTCCCGATAAGGGAGGCTTCATTGGAATATTTAACCGAAATTTGCACCGCACATCATCAGCGTGTACCGTTCGAGAACATTACCACGTTGCTGCAGTATCGGGAATATCATCAAAAAGGAAGATTGGAGCAGGATGAGAAGAGATTCGTAGATCAGCTGTGGCAGCTGAATGCGGGAGGCACTTGTTATATGATTAACAGCAGTCTTCATCAGCTCTTGAACCAGCTTGGTTTCGAAACCCGGTATGCGCTGCTGGGCGGGGGACATGTTGGGTTACTGGTGCGGATCCCGGGTGAGCAAGAAGAAGTGTACGTGGATTGCGGAAACTCCGCCCCTTTTTTCGAACCCGTACGTTTGGAGAGCGATCCCGAGCAAGTTTCCCAATATGCCGGGATTGAAGTCAGATTGCGCCCAGGGGATGAACCGGGAACATATACGTACTATCGGTATGCGGATGGTCGGCTGATTACAGAATTGGTTTGGTCATTCGACACGCGGGTAACGTATCAATTCGATGATTTCCAGCCGGCCATTGCAAGCTATTTTCAACCGAATGATCTCTTTACCTCTTCATTACGCTGTCAGCTGTGGCAACTGGACCAGCAGCGCTCGCTGTCTCTGGTCGACAATGTACTGAGTATCCGGTATGCAAACGGGAAGGTAGAAAAGCGCATTTTATCCGATCTCAGCGAGCTGCGAGAGGTCATCGATCATGAGTTTCATCTCCCTAAATTGCCTGTTGAAGATGCCGTGAAGATTCTTCAGGAACTCGGATTTGATATTTTTAAAGGCAGCGCCATGACGAATTCCCTTGAGTAG